From one Callithrix jacchus isolate 240 chromosome 2, calJac240_pri, whole genome shotgun sequence genomic stretch:
- the AUTS2 gene encoding autism susceptibility gene 2 protein isoform X13: MIKSSWFYVKFKYAEKLKPGQNSCRDSDSESASGESKGFHRSSSRERLSDSSAPSSLGTGYFCDSDSDQEEKASDASSEKLFNTVIVNKDPELGVGTLPEHDSQDAGPIVPKISGLERSQEKSQDCGKEPIFEPVALKDPCPQVAQPITQPQTEPQLRAPSPDPDLVQRTEAPPQPPPPSAQPPQAREAQLQPAPQPQVQRLSRPHSPTQLLHQNLPPVQAHPSAQSLSQPLSAYNSSSLSLNSLSSSRSSTPAKTQPAPPHISHHPSASPFPLSLPNHSPLHSFTPTLQPPAHSHHPNMFAPPTALPPPPPLTSGSLQVPGHPAGSTYSEQDILRQELNTRFLASQSADRGASLGPPPYLRTEFHQHQHQHQHTHQHTHQHTFTPFPHAIPPTAIMPTPAPPMVRTPGRNFDKYPTKVDPFYRHSLFHSYPPAVSGIPPMIPPTGPFGSLQGAFQPKTSNPIDVAARPGTVPHTLLQKDPRLTDPFRPMLRKPGKWCAMHVHIAWQIYHHQQKVKKQMQSDPHKLDFGLKPEFLSRPPGPSLFGAIHHPHDLARPSTLFSAAGAAHPTGTPFGPPPHHSNFLNPAAHLEPFNRPSTFTGLAAVGGNAFGGLGNPSVTPNSVFGHKDGPSVQSFSNPHEPWNRLHRTPPSFPTPPPWLKPGELERSASAAAHDRDRDVDKRDSSVSKDDKERESVEKRHSSHPSPAPILPVNALGHNRSSTEQIRAHLNTEAREKDKPKERERDHSESRKDLAADEHKAKEGHLPEKDGHGHEGRAAGEEVKQLARVPSPYVRTPVVESARPNSTSSREAEPRKGEPAYENPKKSSEVKVKEERKEDHDLPPEAPQTHRAPEPLPPNSSSSVHPGPLASMPMTVGVTGIHPMNSISSLDRTRMMTPFMGISPLPGGERFPYPSFHWDPIRDPLRDPYRELDIHRRDPLGRDFLLRNDPLHRLSTPRLYEADRSFRDREPHDYSHHHHHHHHPLSVDPRREHERGGHLDERERLHMLREDYEHTRLHSVHPASLDGHLPHPSLITPGLPSMHYPRISPTAGHQNGLLNKTPPTAALSAPPPLISTLGGRPVSPRRTTPLSAEIRERPPSHTLKDIEAR, translated from the exons ATCCGGAGTTAGGTGTTGGCACGCTACCAGAACATGACAGCCAGGATGCAGGGCCGATTGTCCCCAAGATATCGGGTTTAGAGAGAAGCCAGGAGAAGAGCCAGGACTGTGGCAAAGAGCCCATCTTTGAGCCTGTGGCGCTTAAAGACCCCTGCCCTCAGGTCGCACAGCCGATAACCCAGCCCCAGACGGAGCCTCAACTCCGAGCACCTTCTCCGGACCCTGACTTGGTGCAGCGCACAGAGGCCCCGCCTCAGCCCCCACCTCCGAGTGCACAGCCACCGCAGGCCCGGGAGGCCCAGCTCCAGCCCGCCCCGCAGCCTCAGGTGCAGAGGCTCTCCAGGCCACATTCCCCCACCCAGCTGCTCCATCAGAACCTCCCACCTGTGCAGGCCCACCCCTCCGCTCAGAGCCTCTCCCAGCCACTGTCAGCCTACAACAGCAGTAGCTTAAGCCTCAACAGTTTAAG CAGTAGCAGAAGCAGCACTCCAGCGAAGACTCAGCCTGCCCCTCCTCACATCTCCCACCACCCCTCTGCCTCCCCGTTCCCCCTCTCCCTGCCCAATCACAGCCCCCTGCACAGCTTCACGCCCACCCTCCAGCCCCCCGCACACTCACATCACCCCAATATGTTTGCCCCTCCCACTGCTCTGCCTCCTCCACCACCACTGACATCAGGAAGTCTGCAGGTGCCGGGACACCCGGCGGGGAGCACTTACTCAG AGCAAGACATCTTGCGACAGGAGCTGAACACTCGTTTtctggcctctcagagtgctgatcGCGGGGCTTCCCTGGGCCCTCCGCCCTACCTGCGGACTGAGTTCCatcagcaccagcaccagcaccagcacaCGCACCagcacacacaccagcacaccttCACGCCGTTCCCCCACGCCATCCCGCCCACCGCCATCATGCCGACGCCAGCACCTCCCATGGTGCGTACCCCAGGCAGAAAT TTTGACAAATACCCTACAAAAGTTGACCCCTTCTACCGGCACAGT CTCTTCCATTCCTACCCTCCTGCAGTGTCGGGCATCCCCCCTATGATCCCACCCACTGGCCCTTTTGGTTCACTACAAGGAGCATTTCAGCCGAAG ACCTCCAACCCTATCGATGTCGCCGCTCGGCCTGGGACAGTCCCACACACTTTACTCCAAAAGGACCCGAGG TTGACAGATCCTTTCAGACCTATGTTAAGG AAACCAGGGAAGTGGTGTGCTATGCATGTTCACATCGCCTGGCAGATTTACCACCACCAACAGAAAGTCAAG AAACAGATGCAGTCAGACCCACATAAGCTGGACTTTGGACTGAAACCCGAGTTCCTGAGCCGCCCTCCAGGCCCCAGTCTCTTTGGAGCCATCCACCACCCCCATGACCTGGCACGACCTTCAACTTTGTTCTCTGCCGCTG GTGCTGCACACCCAACGGGGACCCCTTTTGGGCCACCTCCTCATCACAGCAACTTCCTCAACCCTGCTGCCCACCTAG AGCCTTTTAATCGGCCGTCTACATTCACAGGCCTAGCAGCAGTTGGTGGCAATGCCTTCGGCGGACTTGGAAATCCTTCCGTTA CACCCAACTCAGTGTTCGGCCACAAGGATGGCCCCAGTGTGCAGAGCTTTAGCAATCCTCACGAACCCTGGAACCGGCTGCACCGAACGCCTCCGTCGTTCCCGACCCCTCCGCCCTGGCTGAAGCCAGGGGAGCTGGAGCGCAGCGCGTCCGCTGCAGCTCATGACAGAGATAGAGATGTAGATAAACGAGACTCATCTGTTAGTAAAGATGACAAAGAAAG GGAAAGCGTCGAGAAGAGACACTCCAGCCACCCTTCACCAGCACCTATCCTCCCGGTGAATGCCCTGGGACATAACCGCAGCTCCACTGAACAGATCCGGGCCCATTTGAACACTGAGGCTCGGGAGAAGGACAAAcccaaagagagggagagagaccacTCGGAATCCCGCAAGGACCTGGCCGCCGACGAGCACAAGGCGAAGGAGGGCCACCTGCCCGAGAAGGACGGGCATGGCCACGAGGGGCGCGCCGCAGGCGAAGAGGTCAAGCAGCTGGCCCGGGTGCCATCCCCCTACGTGCGGACCCCCGTGGTGGAGAGCGCCAGGCCCAACAGCACCTCGAGCCGGGAGGCTGAGCCACGCAAGGGTGAGCCGGCCTACGAGAACCCCAAGAAGAGCTCCGAGGTCAAGGTGAAGGAGGAGCGGAAGGAAGACCACGACCTGCCTCCGGAGGCCCCACAGACCCACCGGGCCCCAGAGCCACTGCCTCCCAACTCCTCGTCCAGCGTGCACCCGGGGCCCCTGGCCTCGATGCCCATGACAGTGGGGGTGACGGGCATTCACCCCATGAACAGCATCAGCAGCCTGGACAGGACTCGCATGATGACCCCCTTCATGGGCATCAGCCCCCTCCCGGGTGGAGAGCGCTTTCCATACCCATCTTTCCACTGGGACCCCATCCGGGACCCCCTGAGGGATCCTTACCGAGAACTTGACATTCACCGGAGAGACCCGCTGGGCAGGGACTTTCTGCTAAGGAACGACCCGCTTCACCGGCTATCGACTCCCCGGCTGTACGAAGCCGACCGCTCCTTCAGGGACCGGGAGCCTCACGACTacagccaccatcaccaccaccaccaccacccgcTGTCGGTGGACCCTCGGCGGGAACACGAGCGGGGAGGCCACCTGGACGAGCGGGAGCGCTTGCACATGCTCAGAGAGGACTACGAGCACACGCGGCTCCATTCTGTGCACCCCGCCTCCCTGGACGGacacctgccccaccccagcctcatCACCCCAGGACTCCCCAGCATGCACTATCCCCGCATCAGCCCCACCGCGGGCCACCAGAACGGACTCCTCAACAAGACGCCTCCGACAGCAGCGCTGAGCGCGCCTCCCCCACTCATCTCCACGCTGGGGGGCCGCCCGGTCTCTCCCAGGAGGACTACTCCTCTGTCTGCAGAGATCAGGGAGAGGCCCCCTTCCCACACGCTGAAGGATATCGAGGCCCGATAA
- the AUTS2 gene encoding autism susceptibility gene 2 protein isoform X18 has translation MFAPPTALPPPPPLTSGSLQVPGHPAGSTYSEQDILRQELNTRFLASQSADRGASLGPPPYLRTEFHQHQHQHQHTHQHTHQHTFTPFPHAIPPTAIMPTPAPPMVRTPGRNFDKYPTKVDPFYRHSLFHSYPPAVSGIPPMIPPTGPFGSLQGAFQPKTSNPIDVAARPGTVPHTLLQKDPRLTDPFRPMLRKPGKWCAMHVHIAWQIYHHQQKVKKQMQSDPHKLDFGLKPEFLSRPPGPSLFGAIHHPHDLARPSTLFSAAGAAHPTGTPFGPPPHHSNFLNPAAHLEPFNRPSTFTGLAAVGGNAFGGLGNPSVTPNSVFGHKDGPSVQSFSNPHEPWNRLHRTPPSFPTPPPWLKPGELERSASAAAHDRDRDVDKRDSSVSKDDKERESVEKRHSSHPSPAPILPVNALGHNRSSTEQIRAHLNTEAREKDKPKERERDHSESRKDLAADEHKAKEGHLPEKDGHGHEGRAAGEEVKQLARVPSPYVRTPVVESARPNSTSSREAEPRKGEPAYENPKKSSEVKVKEERKEDHDLPPEAPQTHRAPEPLPPNSSSSVHPGPLASMPMTVGVTGIHPMNSISSLDRTRMMTPFMGISPLPGGERFPYPSFHWDPIRDPLRDPYRELDIHRRDPLGRDFLLRNDPLHRLSTPRLYEADRSFRDREPHDYSHHHHHHHHPLSVDPRREHERGGHLDERERLHMLREDYEHTRLHSVHPASLDGHLPHPSLITPGLPSMHYPRISPTAGHQNGLLNKTPPTAALSAPPPLISTLGGRPVSPRRTTPLSAEIRERPPSHTLKDIEAR, from the exons ATGTTTGCCCCTCCCACTGCTCTGCCTCCTCCACCACCACTGACATCAGGAAGTCTGCAGGTGCCGGGACACCCGGCGGGGAGCACTTACTCAG AGCAAGACATCTTGCGACAGGAGCTGAACACTCGTTTtctggcctctcagagtgctgatcGCGGGGCTTCCCTGGGCCCTCCGCCCTACCTGCGGACTGAGTTCCatcagcaccagcaccagcaccagcacaCGCACCagcacacacaccagcacaccttCACGCCGTTCCCCCACGCCATCCCGCCCACCGCCATCATGCCGACGCCAGCACCTCCCATGGTGCGTACCCCAGGCAGAAAT TTTGACAAATACCCTACAAAAGTTGACCCCTTCTACCGGCACAGT CTCTTCCATTCCTACCCTCCTGCAGTGTCGGGCATCCCCCCTATGATCCCACCCACTGGCCCTTTTGGTTCACTACAAGGAGCATTTCAGCCGAAG ACCTCCAACCCTATCGATGTCGCCGCTCGGCCTGGGACAGTCCCACACACTTTACTCCAAAAGGACCCGAGG TTGACAGATCCTTTCAGACCTATGTTAAGG AAACCAGGGAAGTGGTGTGCTATGCATGTTCACATCGCCTGGCAGATTTACCACCACCAACAGAAAGTCAAG AAACAGATGCAGTCAGACCCACATAAGCTGGACTTTGGACTGAAACCCGAGTTCCTGAGCCGCCCTCCAGGCCCCAGTCTCTTTGGAGCCATCCACCACCCCCATGACCTGGCACGACCTTCAACTTTGTTCTCTGCCGCTG GTGCTGCACACCCAACGGGGACCCCTTTTGGGCCACCTCCTCATCACAGCAACTTCCTCAACCCTGCTGCCCACCTAG AGCCTTTTAATCGGCCGTCTACATTCACAGGCCTAGCAGCAGTTGGTGGCAATGCCTTCGGCGGACTTGGAAATCCTTCCGTTA CACCCAACTCAGTGTTCGGCCACAAGGATGGCCCCAGTGTGCAGAGCTTTAGCAATCCTCACGAACCCTGGAACCGGCTGCACCGAACGCCTCCGTCGTTCCCGACCCCTCCGCCCTGGCTGAAGCCAGGGGAGCTGGAGCGCAGCGCGTCCGCTGCAGCTCATGACAGAGATAGAGATGTAGATAAACGAGACTCATCTGTTAGTAAAGATGACAAAGAAAG GGAAAGCGTCGAGAAGAGACACTCCAGCCACCCTTCACCAGCACCTATCCTCCCGGTGAATGCCCTGGGACATAACCGCAGCTCCACTGAACAGATCCGGGCCCATTTGAACACTGAGGCTCGGGAGAAGGACAAAcccaaagagagggagagagaccacTCGGAATCCCGCAAGGACCTGGCCGCCGACGAGCACAAGGCGAAGGAGGGCCACCTGCCCGAGAAGGACGGGCATGGCCACGAGGGGCGCGCCGCAGGCGAAGAGGTCAAGCAGCTGGCCCGGGTGCCATCCCCCTACGTGCGGACCCCCGTGGTGGAGAGCGCCAGGCCCAACAGCACCTCGAGCCGGGAGGCTGAGCCACGCAAGGGTGAGCCGGCCTACGAGAACCCCAAGAAGAGCTCCGAGGTCAAGGTGAAGGAGGAGCGGAAGGAAGACCACGACCTGCCTCCGGAGGCCCCACAGACCCACCGGGCCCCAGAGCCACTGCCTCCCAACTCCTCGTCCAGCGTGCACCCGGGGCCCCTGGCCTCGATGCCCATGACAGTGGGGGTGACGGGCATTCACCCCATGAACAGCATCAGCAGCCTGGACAGGACTCGCATGATGACCCCCTTCATGGGCATCAGCCCCCTCCCGGGTGGAGAGCGCTTTCCATACCCATCTTTCCACTGGGACCCCATCCGGGACCCCCTGAGGGATCCTTACCGAGAACTTGACATTCACCGGAGAGACCCGCTGGGCAGGGACTTTCTGCTAAGGAACGACCCGCTTCACCGGCTATCGACTCCCCGGCTGTACGAAGCCGACCGCTCCTTCAGGGACCGGGAGCCTCACGACTacagccaccatcaccaccaccaccaccacccgcTGTCGGTGGACCCTCGGCGGGAACACGAGCGGGGAGGCCACCTGGACGAGCGGGAGCGCTTGCACATGCTCAGAGAGGACTACGAGCACACGCGGCTCCATTCTGTGCACCCCGCCTCCCTGGACGGacacctgccccaccccagcctcatCACCCCAGGACTCCCCAGCATGCACTATCCCCGCATCAGCCCCACCGCGGGCCACCAGAACGGACTCCTCAACAAGACGCCTCCGACAGCAGCGCTGAGCGCGCCTCCCCCACTCATCTCCACGCTGGGGGGCCGCCCGGTCTCTCCCAGGAGGACTACTCCTCTGTCTGCAGAGATCAGGGAGAGGCCCCCTTCCCACACGCTGAAGGATATCGAGGCCCGATAA
- the AUTS2 gene encoding autism susceptibility gene 2 protein isoform X15, giving the protein MIKSSWFYVKFKYAEKLKPGQNSCRDSDSESASGESKGFHRSSSRERLSDCDSDSDQEEKASDASSEKLFNTVIVNKDPELGVGTLPEHDSQDAGPIVPKISGLERSQEKSQDCGKEPIFEPVALKDPCPQVAQPITQPQTEPQLRAPSPDPDLVQRTEAPPQPPPPSAQPPQAREAQLQPAPQPQVQRLSRPHSPTQLLHQNLPPVQAHPSAQSLSQPLSAYNSSSLSLNSLSSSRSSTPAKTQPAPPHISHHPSASPFPLSLPNHSPLHSFTPTLQPPAHSHHPNMFAPPTALPPPPPLTSGSLQVPGHPAGSTYSEQDILRQELNTRFLASQSADRGASLGPPPYLRTEFHQHQHQHQHTHQHTHQHTFTPFPHAIPPTAIMPTPAPPMVRTPGRNFDKYPTKVDPFYRHSLFHSYPPAVSGIPPMIPPTGPFGSLQGAFQPKTSNPIDVAARPGTVPHTLLQKDPRLTDPFRPMLRKPGKWCAMHVHIAWQIYHHQQKVKKQMQSDPHKLDFGLKPEFLSRPPGPSLFGAIHHPHDLARPSTLFSAAGAAHPTGTPFGPPPHHSNFLNPAAHLEPFNRPSTFTGLAAVGGNAFGGLGNPSVTPNSVFGHKDGPSVQSFSNPHEPWNRLHRTPPSFPTPPPWLKPGELERSASAAAHDRDRDVDKRDSSVSKDDKERESVEKRHSSHPSPAPILPVNALGHNRSSTEQIRAHLNTEAREKDKPKERERDHSESRKDLAADEHKAKEGHLPEKDGHGHEGRAAGEEVKQLARVPSPYVRTPVVESARPNSTSSREAEPRKGEPAYENPKKSSEVKVKEERKEDHDLPPEAPQTHRAPEPLPPNSSSSVHPGPLASMPMTVGVTGIHPMNSISSLDRTRMMTPFMGISPLPGGERFPYPSFHWDPIRDPLRDPYRELDIHRRDPLGRDFLLRNDPLHRLSTPRLYEADRSFRDREPHDYSHHHHHHHHPLSVDPRREHERGGHLDERERLHMLREDYEHTRLHSVHPASLDGHLPHPSLITPGLPSMHYPRISPTAGHQNGLLNKTPPTAALSAPPPLISTLGGRPVSPRRTTPLSAEIRERPPSHTLKDIEAR; this is encoded by the exons ATCCGGAGTTAGGTGTTGGCACGCTACCAGAACATGACAGCCAGGATGCAGGGCCGATTGTCCCCAAGATATCGGGTTTAGAGAGAAGCCAGGAGAAGAGCCAGGACTGTGGCAAAGAGCCCATCTTTGAGCCTGTGGCGCTTAAAGACCCCTGCCCTCAGGTCGCACAGCCGATAACCCAGCCCCAGACGGAGCCTCAACTCCGAGCACCTTCTCCGGACCCTGACTTGGTGCAGCGCACAGAGGCCCCGCCTCAGCCCCCACCTCCGAGTGCACAGCCACCGCAGGCCCGGGAGGCCCAGCTCCAGCCCGCCCCGCAGCCTCAGGTGCAGAGGCTCTCCAGGCCACATTCCCCCACCCAGCTGCTCCATCAGAACCTCCCACCTGTGCAGGCCCACCCCTCCGCTCAGAGCCTCTCCCAGCCACTGTCAGCCTACAACAGCAGTAGCTTAAGCCTCAACAGTTTAAG CAGTAGCAGAAGCAGCACTCCAGCGAAGACTCAGCCTGCCCCTCCTCACATCTCCCACCACCCCTCTGCCTCCCCGTTCCCCCTCTCCCTGCCCAATCACAGCCCCCTGCACAGCTTCACGCCCACCCTCCAGCCCCCCGCACACTCACATCACCCCAATATGTTTGCCCCTCCCACTGCTCTGCCTCCTCCACCACCACTGACATCAGGAAGTCTGCAGGTGCCGGGACACCCGGCGGGGAGCACTTACTCAG AGCAAGACATCTTGCGACAGGAGCTGAACACTCGTTTtctggcctctcagagtgctgatcGCGGGGCTTCCCTGGGCCCTCCGCCCTACCTGCGGACTGAGTTCCatcagcaccagcaccagcaccagcacaCGCACCagcacacacaccagcacaccttCACGCCGTTCCCCCACGCCATCCCGCCCACCGCCATCATGCCGACGCCAGCACCTCCCATGGTGCGTACCCCAGGCAGAAAT TTTGACAAATACCCTACAAAAGTTGACCCCTTCTACCGGCACAGT CTCTTCCATTCCTACCCTCCTGCAGTGTCGGGCATCCCCCCTATGATCCCACCCACTGGCCCTTTTGGTTCACTACAAGGAGCATTTCAGCCGAAG ACCTCCAACCCTATCGATGTCGCCGCTCGGCCTGGGACAGTCCCACACACTTTACTCCAAAAGGACCCGAGG TTGACAGATCCTTTCAGACCTATGTTAAGG AAACCAGGGAAGTGGTGTGCTATGCATGTTCACATCGCCTGGCAGATTTACCACCACCAACAGAAAGTCAAG AAACAGATGCAGTCAGACCCACATAAGCTGGACTTTGGACTGAAACCCGAGTTCCTGAGCCGCCCTCCAGGCCCCAGTCTCTTTGGAGCCATCCACCACCCCCATGACCTGGCACGACCTTCAACTTTGTTCTCTGCCGCTG GTGCTGCACACCCAACGGGGACCCCTTTTGGGCCACCTCCTCATCACAGCAACTTCCTCAACCCTGCTGCCCACCTAG AGCCTTTTAATCGGCCGTCTACATTCACAGGCCTAGCAGCAGTTGGTGGCAATGCCTTCGGCGGACTTGGAAATCCTTCCGTTA CACCCAACTCAGTGTTCGGCCACAAGGATGGCCCCAGTGTGCAGAGCTTTAGCAATCCTCACGAACCCTGGAACCGGCTGCACCGAACGCCTCCGTCGTTCCCGACCCCTCCGCCCTGGCTGAAGCCAGGGGAGCTGGAGCGCAGCGCGTCCGCTGCAGCTCATGACAGAGATAGAGATGTAGATAAACGAGACTCATCTGTTAGTAAAGATGACAAAGAAAG GGAAAGCGTCGAGAAGAGACACTCCAGCCACCCTTCACCAGCACCTATCCTCCCGGTGAATGCCCTGGGACATAACCGCAGCTCCACTGAACAGATCCGGGCCCATTTGAACACTGAGGCTCGGGAGAAGGACAAAcccaaagagagggagagagaccacTCGGAATCCCGCAAGGACCTGGCCGCCGACGAGCACAAGGCGAAGGAGGGCCACCTGCCCGAGAAGGACGGGCATGGCCACGAGGGGCGCGCCGCAGGCGAAGAGGTCAAGCAGCTGGCCCGGGTGCCATCCCCCTACGTGCGGACCCCCGTGGTGGAGAGCGCCAGGCCCAACAGCACCTCGAGCCGGGAGGCTGAGCCACGCAAGGGTGAGCCGGCCTACGAGAACCCCAAGAAGAGCTCCGAGGTCAAGGTGAAGGAGGAGCGGAAGGAAGACCACGACCTGCCTCCGGAGGCCCCACAGACCCACCGGGCCCCAGAGCCACTGCCTCCCAACTCCTCGTCCAGCGTGCACCCGGGGCCCCTGGCCTCGATGCCCATGACAGTGGGGGTGACGGGCATTCACCCCATGAACAGCATCAGCAGCCTGGACAGGACTCGCATGATGACCCCCTTCATGGGCATCAGCCCCCTCCCGGGTGGAGAGCGCTTTCCATACCCATCTTTCCACTGGGACCCCATCCGGGACCCCCTGAGGGATCCTTACCGAGAACTTGACATTCACCGGAGAGACCCGCTGGGCAGGGACTTTCTGCTAAGGAACGACCCGCTTCACCGGCTATCGACTCCCCGGCTGTACGAAGCCGACCGCTCCTTCAGGGACCGGGAGCCTCACGACTacagccaccatcaccaccaccaccaccacccgcTGTCGGTGGACCCTCGGCGGGAACACGAGCGGGGAGGCCACCTGGACGAGCGGGAGCGCTTGCACATGCTCAGAGAGGACTACGAGCACACGCGGCTCCATTCTGTGCACCCCGCCTCCCTGGACGGacacctgccccaccccagcctcatCACCCCAGGACTCCCCAGCATGCACTATCCCCGCATCAGCCCCACCGCGGGCCACCAGAACGGACTCCTCAACAAGACGCCTCCGACAGCAGCGCTGAGCGCGCCTCCCCCACTCATCTCCACGCTGGGGGGCCGCCCGGTCTCTCCCAGGAGGACTACTCCTCTGTCTGCAGAGATCAGGGAGAGGCCCCCTTCCCACACGCTGAAGGATATCGAGGCCCGATAA